Proteins from one Esox lucius isolate fEsoLuc1 chromosome 19, fEsoLuc1.pri, whole genome shotgun sequence genomic window:
- the LOC105005842 gene encoding zinc finger protein 436-like, which yields MRRGRSRLENMDPLLSPSDSEEKDDWTPRLERCWSDVVKGEEEEMTVTVKEEENGMKEDDAKLKGEDFFVKKEAAVFGVKEEKDEKEIPVSMTGEKEGFWFKEEDVSLKEKGILGLKVGSKEEVMLVTVKEEDREELEQEEGEEEEQEEGEEEEQEEEEEDNFGYLISSSNAIAESSQSQIFSCSRCPVSFTSQIYLHKHTKKFHHEEYITLLRSGEIRADSLTSSSTLQPHSTTLHASKPPTNLKPRDTEKPRPHHCSLCGRTFCKQTDLKRHQTIHTGEKPHKCSQCGKGFTNSSNLRIHQRIHTGEKPYHCSMCGKTFSQARNLRTHQRIHTGEKPYHCFQCGKSFIDSRNLRTHQHVHTGEKPYHCSQCEITFSQAGNLRRHQRAHLGEKLYNCSQCGKGFTNRSNLRAHQCVHTGEKLKPYHCSQCGKTFSRESHLGTHQRIHTGEKPYHCSQCGKTFSQDSNLRRHQRIHTGDKMYHCSQCEKSFSQEMNLKRHKHIHTTENSYHCSQIFSQTSVL from the exons ATGAGGAGAGGCAGATCTAGACtagagaacatggatccacttCTATCACCCAGTGACTCAGAGGAGAAAGATGACTGGACCCCTCGTCTGGAGAGATGCTGGAGTGATGTAgtgaaaggagaggaggaggagatgacCGTCACAGTGAAAGAAGAAGAAAACGGAATGAAAGAAGATGATGCTAAATTGAAAGGAGAggatttttttgtgaaaaaagaGGCGGCAGTTTTTGGTGTGAAAGAAGAAAAGGATGAGAAGGAGATACCTGTCTCAATgacaggagagaaagaaggTTTCTGGTTTAAAGAGGAAGATGTTTCACTGAAAGAGAAAGGCATTTTGGGACTGAAGGTGGGAAGTAAGGAAGAGGTGATGCTTGTCACAGTGAAAGAGGAGGATCGGGAAGAGTTGGAGCaagaggagggggaagaggaggagcaagaggagggggaagaggaggagcaagaggaggaggaggaagataaTTTTGGATATCTGATTTCCTCTAGCA ATGCAATTGCTGAATCTTCCCAGTCCCAGATCTTCTCCTGTTCCAGGTGTCCAGTCTCCTTCACCTCTCAGATCTACCTCCATAAGCACACAAAGAAATTTCACCATGAAGAGTACATTACATTATTGAGGAGTGGAGAGATCAGAGCAGATAGTCTCACCTCCTCCAGCACTTTACAGCCACATTCAACCACCTTACATGCCAGCAAGCCACCTACCAACCTGAAacccagagacacagagaagccAAGACCTCACCACTGCTCCCTATGTGGGAGGACTTTCTGTAAGCAAACAGACTTAAAAAGACACCAGACCATTCACACGGGAGAGAAGCCACACAAATGCTCCCAGTGTGGCAAGGGTTTCACTAACAGCAGTAATCTCAGAATACACCAACGcattcacacaggagagaagccgtACCACTGCTCCATGTGTGGAAAGACTTTCAGTCAAGCAAGAAATCTCAGAACACACCAACGCattcacactggagagaagccataccaCTGCTTccagtgtgggaagagtttcataGACAGCAGAAATCTCAGAACACACCAACATGTtcacacaggagaaaagccaTACCACTGCTCCCAGTGTGAAATAACATTCAGTCAAGCGGGTAATCTCAGAAGACACCAACGTGCTCACTTAGGAGAAAAGCTGTACAACTGCTCCCAGTGTGGGAAGGGTTTCACTAACAGGAGTAATCTGAGAGCACATCAATGCgttcacactggagagaagttGAAGCCGTATCACTGCTCTCAGTGTGGGAAGACTTTCAGTCGAGAGAGTCATCTTGGAACGCACCAGCGcattcacacaggagagaagccataccaCTGCTCCCAGTGTGGAAAGACTTTCAGTCAAGATAGTAATCTAAGGAGACACCAGCGAATTCACACAGGAGATAAGATGTATCACTGCTCCCAGTGTGAGAAGTCTTTCAGTCAAGAGATGAATCTTAAAAGACACAAGCACATTCACACCACTGAGAATTCATACCACTGTTCCCAGATTTTCAGTCAAACAAGTGTTCTTTAA